Proteins from a single region of Echeneis naucrates chromosome 14, fEcheNa1.1, whole genome shotgun sequence:
- the LOC115053815 gene encoding golgin subfamily A member 6-like protein 1 gives MMSSHDITSSSWAPLMIEDQRNLFFINIREILLVHQITHSKFTTDRKSSSLRPDRKSSSLRPDRKSSSLGPDRKSSSRQPDRKSFSLPPNVGTTFTITPQPVDLCSSTMEANSAEQHPRQTKMLHALRQALINSKRENEKLTAEIAALKEKFSTKENSWEKEKEFIKERDFISSKLNVTQKSLDDLMENFDIAKAREKQMQNKHEAVEKMLKQTEDQVLLLEEQLRKTKTEAEQIQDQMKVEREIEISALKETIAINENSWEEEKMALIKERDFIASKLNVTQKSLDNLMENFDIAKAREKQMQNKHEAVAKILKKAEDWILFLEQQLRKSETEAEQIQDQMKVEREIEIAALKETIAINENSWEKEKMALAKWKDFIVSTLDQVMKNFETLKAREKQLNTNFEVVTKQLEEEHERCIKLAEELSETRIDAEVQQYIKADMEERWLAKEEDWKKRTNAMEEHIYHLTMLNIKLHRLSIMTDKEKADMEKEKMKAKKEARERLMNEMKEQNKREKMERKAKQKQEKKEIKKRAKEQKNRRGEQEGGQEG, from the coding sequence atgatgtcatcacatgaCATCACAAGTTCCTCCTGGGCTCCTTTGATGATTGAAGATCAAAGGAACTTGTTCTTCATAAATATCAGAGAAATACTCTTAGTCCACCAAATCACACACAGCAAGTTcactacagacagaaaaagttcTTCACTCCgaccagacagaaaaagttCTTCACTCCgaccagacagaaaaagttCTTCACTCGgaccagacagaaaaagttCTTCACGACaaccagacagaaaaagttTTTCACTACCACCAAACGTTGGTACAACTTTCACTATAACTCCACAACCAGTAGATCTTTGTTCATCTACAATGGAAGCAAATTCAGCTGAACAGCATCCCAGACAAACTAAAATGCTGCATGCTCTCCGACAAGCCCTTATCAACTCCAAGAGGGAAAATGAGAAGCTGACTGCAGAAATTGCAGCCCTGAAGGAGAAGTTCAGCACCAAAGAGAACagctgggagaaagaaaaagagtttATCAAAGAGAGAGACTTCATTTCATCAAAGCTGAACGTCACCCAGAAGAGCTTGGACGACCTGATGGAGAACTTCGACATCGCGAAAGCcagagagaagcagatgcagaacaaacatgaagcggtggaaaaaatgttaaagcagacagaagaccaagtcctgctcttggaggaacagctcCGTAAAACCAAGACCGAGGCGGAGCAGATCCAAGACCAGATGAAAGTagagagggaaattgaaatttcagctttgaagGAGACAATAGCCATCAATGAGAACAgctgggaggaagaaaagatggcgtTGATCAAAGAGAGAGACTTCATTGCATCGAAGCTGAACGTCACCCAGAAGAGCTTGGACAACCTGATGGAGAACTTCGACATTGCAAAAGCcagagagaagcagatgcagaacaaacatgaagcggtggcaaaaatattaaaaaaggcAGAAGACTGGATCCTGTTCTTGGAGCAACAGCTACGTAAATCCGAGACCGAGGCGGAGCAGATCCAAGACCAGATGAAAGTagagagggaaattgaaatCGCAGCTTTGAAGGAGACAATAGCCATCAATGAGAACagctgggagaaagaaaagatggcgTTGGCCAAGTGGAAAGACTTCATAGTTTCAACACTGGACCAAGTTATGAAAAACTTTGAGACCCTAAAAGCCAGAGAGAAGCAGCTCAACACAAATTTTGAAGTCGTCACCAAACAGCTGGAAGAGGAACATGAGCGATGCATCAAACTGGCTGAAGAACTCAGTGAAACAAGGATCGATGCAGAAGTGCAGCAGTACATCAAGGCAGACATGGAGGAGAGGTGGCTCGCCAAAGAGGAGGACTGGAAAAAAAGGACCAACGCAATGGAGGAACACATCTATCACCTCACTATGTTGAACATCAAGCTTCATAGGCTATCAATAATGACTGATAAGGAAAAGGCAGatatggaaaaggaaaaaatgaaagcaaagaaggAGGCACGGGAGAGGCTGATGAATGAGATGAAGGAGCAGAATAAGAgggagaagatggagaggaaggcGAAGCAGaagcaagaaaaaaaggagataaaaaagaGGGCGAAGGAACAGAAGAACCGACGAGGGGAACAGGAGGGAGGACAAGAGGGGTAA
- the LOC115054510 gene encoding golgin subfamily B member 1-like translates to MEANSAEQHPRPTKMLHALRLALIDSKRENEKLTEEIAALKEKFSTNENSWEEEKMAFIKERDFIASKLNITQKSLDDLMENFDIVKTSEKQMQNKHEAVAKTLKKTEDQVLLLEEQLRKTKTEAEQIQDQMKVEREIEISALKETIAIKENSWEKEKMAFIKESDFISSKLNITQKSLDNLVENFDIVKTSEKQMQNKHEAVAKTLKKTEDQVLLLEEQLRKTKTEAEEQLRKTKTEAEQIQDQMKVEREIEISALKETIAINENSWEEEKMAFIKESDFISSKLNITQKSLDDLMENFDIVKTSEKQMQNKHEAVAKTLKKTEDQVLLLEEQLRKTKTEAEQIQDQMKVEREIEISALKETIAIKENRWEKEKMAFIKERDFISSMLNITQKCLDDLMENFDIVKTSEKQMQNKHEAVAKTLKKTEDQVLLLEEQLCKTKTEAEQIQDQMKVEREIEISALKETIAIQENNWEEEKMALIKERYFISSKLNITQKSLDDLMENFDIVKTSEKQMQNKHEAVAKTLKKTEDQVLLLEEQLRKTKTEAEEQLRKTKTEAEQIQDQMKVEREIEISALKETIAIKENNWEEEKMALIKERYFISSKLNITQKSLDDLMENFDIAKAREKQMQNKHEAVAKMLKQTEDQVLLLEEQLRKTKTEAEQIQDQMKVEREIEISALKETIAINENSWEEEKMALIKERDFIASKLNITQKSLDDLVENFDIVKTSEKQMQNKHEAVAKTLKKTEDQVLLLEEQLRKTKTEAEQIQDQMKVEREIEISALKETIAIKENNWEEEKMALIKERYFISSKLNITQKSLDDLMENFDIAKAREKQMQNKHEAVAKMLKQTEDQVLLLEEQLRKTKTEAEQIQDQMKVEREIEISALKETIAIKENSWEEEKMALAKWKDFIFSTLDYFMNYIETLKAREKRLNTNFEVVTKQLEEEHERCIKLAEELSETRIDAEVQQYIKADMEERWLAKEEDWKKRTNAMEEHIYHLTMLNIKLHRKMKAKKEARERLMNEMKEQKKREKKDNNCFSRSKELVLYKYQRNTLSPPNHTQQVHYRQKKFFTRTRQKKFFTRTRQKKFVTTTRQSFSLPPNVGTTFTITPQPVDLCSSTMEANSAEQHPRPTKMLHALRLALIDSKRENEKLTEEIAALKEKFSTKENSGEKEKEFIKERDFISSKLNVTQKSLDDLMENFDIAKAREKQMQNKHEAVEKMLKQTEDQVLLLEEQLRKTKTEAEEQLRKTKTEAEQIQDQMKVEREIEISALKETIAIKENNWEEEKMALIKERYFISSKLNITQKSLDDLMENFDIAKASEKQMQNKHEAVAKTLKKTEDQVLLLEEQLRKTKTEAEEQLRKTKTEAEQIQDQMKLEREIEISALKETIAIKENNWEEEKMALIKERYFISSKLNITQKSLDDLMENFDIAKAREKQMQNKHEAVAKMLKQTEDQVLLLEEQLRKTKTEAEQIQDQMKVEREIEISALKETIAINENSWEEEKMALIKERDFIASKLNITQKSLDDLVENFDIVKTSEKQMQNKHEAVAKTLKKTEDQVLLLEEQLCKTKTEAEQIQDQMKVEREIEISALKETIAIQENNWEEEKMALIKERYFISSKLNITQKSLDDLMENFDIVKTSEKQMQNKHEAVAKTLKKTEDQVLLLEEQLRKTKTEAEEQLRKTKTEAEQIQDQMKVEREIEISALKETIAIKENNWEEEKMALIKERYFISSKLNITQKSLDDLMENFDIAKAREKQMQNKHEAVAKMLKQTEDQVLLLEEQLRKTKTEAEQIQDQMKVEREIEISALKETIAINENSWEEEKMALIKERDFIASKLNITQKSLDDLVENFDIVKTSEKQMQNKHEAVAKTLKKTEDQVLLLEEQLRKTKTEAEEQLRKTKTEAEQIQDQMKVEREIEISALKETIAINENSWEKEKMAFIKESDFIASKLNITQKSLDDLMENFDIVKTSEKQMQNKHEAVAKTLKKTEDQVLLLEEQLCKTKTEAEQIQDQMKVEREIEISALKETIAIQENNWEEEKMALIKERYFISSKLNITQKSLDDLMENFDIVKTSEKQMQNKHEAVAKTLKKTEDQVLLLEEQLRKTKTEAEEQLRKTKTEAEQIQDQMKLEREIEISALKETIAIKENNWEEEKMALIKERYFISSKLNITQKSLDDLMENFDIAKAREKQMQNKHEAVAKMLKQTEDQVLLLEEQLRKTKTEAEQIQDQMKVEREIEISALKETIAINENSWEEEKMALIKERDFIASKLNITQKSLDDLVENFDIVKTSEKQMQNKHEAVAKTLKKTEDQVLLLEEQLRKTKTEAEEQLRKTKTEAEQIQDQMKVEREIEISALKETIAINENSWEKEKMAFIKESDFIASKLNITQKSLDDLMENFDIVKTSEKQMQNKHEAVAKTLKKTEDQVLLLEEQLCKTKTEAEQIQDQMKVEREIEISALKETIAIQENNWEEEKMALIKERYFISSKLNITQKSLDDLMENFDIVKTSEKQMQNKHEAVAKTLKKTEDQVLLLEEQLRKTKTEAEEQLRKTKTEAEQIQDQMKVEREIEISALKETIAIKENNWEEEKMALIKERYFISSKLNITQKSLDDLMENFDIAKASEKQMQNKHEAVAKTLKKTEDQVLLLEEQLRKTKTEAEEQLRKTKTEAEQIQDQMKVEREIEISALKETIAIKENNWEEEKMALIKERYFISSKLNITQKSLDDLMENFDIAKAREKQMQNKHEAVAKMLKQTEDQVLLLEEQLRKTKTEAEQIQDQMKVEREIEISALKETIAINENSWEEEKMALIKERDFIASKLNITQKSLDDLVENFDIVKTSEKQMQNKHEAVAKTLKKTEDQVLLLEEQLRKTKTEAEQIQDQMKVEREIEISALKETIAIKENSWEEEKMALAKWKDFIFSTLDYFMNYIETLKAREKRLNTNFEVVTKQLEEEHERCIKLAEELSETRIDAEVQQYIKADMEERWLAKEEDWKKRTNAMEEHIYHLTMLNIKLHRL, encoded by the exons ATGGAAGCAAATTCAGCTGAACAGCATCCTAGACCAACTAAAATGCTGCATGCTCTCCGACTAGCCCTTATCGACTCAAAGAGGGAAAATGAGAAGCTGACTGAAGAAATTGCAGCCCTGAAGGAGAAGTTCAGCACCAATGAGAACAgctgggaggaagaaaagatggcgtTCATCAAAGAGAGAGACTTCATTGCATCGAAGCTGAACATCACCCAGAAGAGCTTGGACGACCTGATGGAGAACTTCGACATCGTAAAAACCAGCGAGAAgcagatgcagaacaaacatgaagcGGTGGCAAAAAcgttaaaaaagacagaagaccaagtcctgctcttggaggaacagctcCGTAAAACCAAGACCGAGGCGGAGCAGATCCAAGACCAGATGAAAGTagagagggaaattgaaatttcagcGTTGAAGGAGACAATAGCCATCAAAGAGAACagctgggagaaagaaaagatggcgTTCATCAAAGAGAGCGACTTCATTTCATCGAAGCTGAACATCACCCAGAAGAGCTTGGACAACCTGGTGGAGAACTTCGACATCGTAAAAACCAGCGAAAAgcagatgcagaacaaacatgaagcGGTGGCAAAAAcgttaaaaaagacagaagaccaagtcctgctcttggaggaacagctcCGTAAAACCAAGACCGAGGCGGAGGAACAGCTCCGTAAAACCAAGACCGAGGCAGAGCAGATCCAAGACCAGATGAAAGTagagagggaaattgaaatttcagcGTTGAAGGAGACAATAGCCATCAATGAGAACAgctgggaggaagaaaagatggcgtTCATCAAAGAGAGCGACTTCATTTCATCGAAGCTGAACATCACCCAGAAGAGCTTGGACGACCTGATGGAGAACTTCGACATTGTAAAAACCAGCGAGAAgcagatgcagaacaaacatgaagcGGTGGCAAAAAcgttaaaaaagacagaagaccaagtcctgctcttggaggaacagctcCGTAAAACCAAGACCGAGGCGGAGCAGATCCAAGACCAGATGAAAGTagagagggaaattgaaatttcagcGTTGAAGGAGACAATAGCCATCAAAGAGAACcgctgggagaaagaaaagatggcgTTCATCAAAGAGAGAGACTTCATTTCATCAATGCTGAACATCACCCAGAAGTGCTTGGACGACCTGATGGAGAACTTCGACATCGTAAAAACCAGCGAGAAgcagatgcagaacaaacatgaagcGGTGGCAAAAAcgttaaaaaagacagaagaccaagtcctgctcttggaggaacagctcTGTAAAACCAAGACCGAGGCGGAGCAGATCCAAGACCAGATGAAAGTagagagggaaattgaaatttcagctttgaagGAGACAATAGCCATCCAAGAGAACAactgggaggaagaaaagatggcgtTGATCAAAGAGAGATACTTCATTTCATCAAAGCTGAACATCACCCAGAAGAGCTTGGACGACCTGATGGAGAACTTCGACATCGTAAAAACCAGCGAGAAgcagatgcagaacaaacatgaagcGGTGGCAAAAAcgttaaaaaagacagaagaccaagtcctgctcttggaggaacagctcCGTAAAACCAAGACCGAGGCGGAGGAACAGCTCCGTAAAACAAAGACCGAGGCGGAGCAGATCCAAGACCAGATGAAAGTagagagggaaattgaaatttcagctttgaagGAGACAATAGCCATCAAAGAGAACAactgggaggaagaaaagatggcgtTGATCAAAGAGAGATACTTCATTTCATCAAAGCTGAACATCACCCAGAAGAGCTTGGACGACCTGATGGAGAACTTCGACATCGCGAAAGCcagagagaagcagatgcagaacaaacatgaagcggtggcaaaaatgttaaagcagacagaagaccaagtcctgctcttggaggaacagctcCGTAAAACCAAGACCGAGGCGGAGCAGATCCAAGACCAGATGAAAGTagagagggaaattgaaatttcagctttgaagGAGACAATAGCCATCAATGAGAACAgctgggaggaagaaaagatggcgtTGATCAAAGAGAGAGACTTCATTGCATCGAAGCTGAACATCACCCAGAAGAGCTTGGACGACCTGGTGGAGAACTTCGACATCGTAAAAACCAGCGAGAAgcagatgcagaacaaacatgaagcGGTGGCAAAAAcgttaaaaaagacagaagaccaagtcctgctcttggaggaacagctcCGTAAAACCAAGACCGAGGCGGAGCAGATCCAAGACCAGATGAAAGTagagagggaaattgaaatttcagctttgaagGAGACAATAGCCATCAAAGAGAACAactgggaggaagaaaagatggcgtTGATCAAAGAGAGATACTTCATTTCATCAAAGCTGAACATCACCCAGAAGAGCTTGGACGACCTGATGGAGAACTTCGACATCGCGAAAGCcagagagaagcagatgcagaacaaacatgaagcGGTGGCAAAAATGTTAAAGCAGACAGAAGACCAAGTCCTGCTCTTGGAGGAACAGCTACGTAAAACCAAGACCGAGGCGGAGCAGATCCAAGACCAGATGAAAGTagagagggaaattgaaatttcagctttgaaggagacaatagccatcaaagagaacagctgggaggaagaaaagatggcgtTGGCCAAGTGGAAAGACTTCATATTTTCAACACTGGACTACTTTATGAATTACATTGAGACCCTAAAAGCCAGAGAGAAGCGGCTCAACACAAATTTTGAAGTCGTCACCAAACAGCTGGAAGAGGAACATGAGCGATGCATCAAACTGGCTGAAGAACTCAGTGAAACAAGGATCGATGCAGAAGTGCAGCAGTACATCAAGGCAGACATGGAGGAGAGGTGGCTCGCCAAAGAGGAGGACTGGAAAAAAAGGACCAACGCAATGGAGGAACACATCTATCACCTCACTATGTTGAACATCAAGCTTCATAG aaaaatgaaagcaaagaaggAGGCACGGGAGAGGCTGATGAATGAGAtgaaggagcagaagaagagggagaagaaagacaacaacT GCTTCTCCAG ATCAAAGGAACTCGTTCTTTATAAATATCAGAGAAATACTCTTAGTCCACCAAATCACACACAGCAAGTTcactacagacagaaaaagttcTTCACTCGgaccagacagaaaaagttCTTCACTCGGACCAGACAGAAGAAGTTCGTCACGACGACCAGACAAAGTTTTTCACTACCACCAAACGTTGGTACAACTTTCACTATAACTCCACAACCGGTAGATCTTTGTTCATCTACAATGGAAGCAAATTCAGCTGAACAGCATCCTAGACCAACTAAAATGCTGCATGCTCTCCGACTAGCCCTTATCGACTCAAAGAGGGAAAATGAGAAGCTGACTGAAGAAATTGCAGCCCTGAAGGAGAAGTTCAGCACCAAAGAGAACAGCGgcgagaaagaaaaagagtttATCAAAGAGAGAGACTTCATTTCATCAAAGCTGAACGTCACCCAGAAGAGCTTGGACGACCTGATGGAGAACTTCGACATCGCGAAAGCcagagagaagcagatgcagaacaaacatgaagcggtggaaaaaatgttaaagcagacagaagaccaagtcctgctcttggaggaacagctcCGTAAAACCAAGACCGAGGCGGAGGAACAGCTCCGTAAAACAAAGACCGAGGCGGAGCAGATCCAAGACCAGATGAAAGTagagagggaaattgaaatttcagctttgaagGAGACAATAGCCATCAAAGAGAACAactgggaggaagaaaagatggcgtTGATCAAAGAGAGATACTTCATTTCATCAAAGCTGAACATCACCCAGAAGAGCTTGGACGACCTGATGGAGAACTTCGACATCGCGAAAGCCAGCGAGAAgcagatgcagaacaaacatgaagcGGTGGCAAAAAcgttaaaaaagacagaagaccaagtcctgctcttggaggaacagctcCGTAAAACCAAGACCGAGGCGGAGGAACAGCTCCGTAAAACAAAGACCGAGGCGGAGCAGATCCAAGACCAGATGAAATTagagagggaaattgaaatttcagctttgaagGAGACAATAGCCATCAAAGAGAACAactgggaggaagaaaagatggcgtTGATCAAAGAGAGATACTTCATTTCATCAAAGCTGAACATCACCCAGAAGAGCTTGGACGACCTGATGGAGAACTTCGACATCGCGAAAGCcagagagaagcagatgcagaacaaacatgaagcggtggcaaaaatgttaaagcagacagaagaccaagtcctgctcttggaggaacagctcCGTAAAACCAAGACCGAGGCGGAGCAGATCCAAGACCAGATGAAAGTagagagggaaattgaaatttcagctttgaagGAGACAATAGCCATCAATGAGAACAgctgggaggaagaaaagatggcgtTGATCAAAGAGAGAGACTTCATTGCATCGAAGCTGAACATCACCCAGAAGAGCTTGGACGACCTGGTGGAGAACTTCGACATCGTAAAAACCAGCGAGAAgcagatgcagaacaaacatgaagcGGTGGCAAAAAcgttaaaaaagacagaagaccaagtcctgctcttggaggaacagctcTGTAAAACCAAGACCGAGGCGGAGCAGATCCAAGACCAGATGAAAGTagagagggaaattgaaatttcagctttgaagGAGACAATAGCCATCCAAGAGAACAactgggaggaagaaaagatggcgtTGATCAAAGAGAGATACTTCATTTCATCAAAGCTGAACATCACCCAGAAGAGCTTGGACGACCTGATGGAGAACTTCGACATCGTAAAAACCAGCGAGAAgcagatgcagaacaaacatgaagcGGTGGCAAAAAcgttaaaaaagacagaagaccaagtcctgctcttggaggaacagctcCGTAAAACCAAGACCGAGGCGGAGGAACAGCTCCGTAAAACAAAGACCGAGGCGGAGCAGATCCAAGACCAGATGAAAGTagagagggaaattgaaatttcagctttgaagGAGACAATAGCCATCAAAGAGAACAactgggaggaagaaaagatggcgtTGATCAAAGAGAGATACTTCATTTCATCAAAGCTGAACATCACCCAGAAGAGCTTGGACGACCTGATGGAGAACTTCGACATCGCGAAAGCcagagagaagcagatgcagaacaaacatgaagcggtggcaaaaatgttaaagcagacagaagaccaagtcctgctcttggaggaacagctcCGTAAAACCAAGACCGAGGCGGAGCAGATCCAAGACCAGATGAAAGTagagagggaaattgaaatttcagctttgaagGAGACAATAGCCATCAATGAGAACAgctgggaggaagaaaagatggcgtTGATCAAAGAGAGAGACTTCATTGCATCGAAGCTGAACATCACCCAGAAGAGCTTGGACGACCTGGTGGAGAACTTCGACATCGTAAAAACCAGCGAGAAgcagatgcagaacaaacatgaagcGGTGGCAAAAAcgttaaaaaagacagaagaccaAGTCCTGCTCTTGGAGGAACAGCTACGTAAAACCAAGACCGAGGCGGAGGAACAGCTCCGTAAAACCAAGACCGAGGCGGAGCAGATCCAAGACCAGATGAAAGTagagagggaaattgaaatttcagctttgaagGAGACAATAGCCATCAATGAGAACagctgggagaaagaaaagatggcgTTCATCAAAGAGAGCGACTTCATTGCATCGAAGCTGAACATCACCCAGAAGAGCTTGGACGACCTGATGGAGAACTTCGACATCGTAAAAACCAGCGAGAAgcagatgcagaacaaacatgaagcGGTGGCAAAAAcgttaaaaaagacagaagaccaagtcctgctcttggaggaacagctcTGTAAAACCAAGACCGAGGCGGAGCAGATCCAAGACCAGATGAAAGTagagagggaaattgaaatttcagctttgaagGAGACAATAGCCATCCAAGAGAACAactgggaggaagaaaagatggcgtTGATCAAAGAGAGATACTTCATTTCATCAAAGCTGAACATCACCCAGAAGAGCTTGGACGACCTGATGGAGAACTTCGACATCGTAAAAACCAGCGAGAAgcagatgcagaacaaacatgaagcGGTGGCAAAAAcgttaaaaaagacagaagaccaagtcctgctcttggaggaacagctcCGTAAAACCAAGACCGAGGCGGAGGAACAGCTCCGTAAAACAAAGACCGAGGCGGAGCAGATCCAAGACCAGATGAAATTagagagggaaattgaaatttcagctttgaagGAGACAATAGCCATCAAAGAGAACAactgggaggaagaaaagatggcgtTGATCAAAGAGAGATACTTCATTTCATCAAAGCTGAACATCACCCAGAAGAGCTTGGACGACCTGATGGAGAACTTCGACATCGCGAAAGCcagagagaagcagatgcagaacaaacatgaagcggtggcaaaaatgttaaagcagacagaagaccaagtcctgctcttggaggaacagctcCGTAAAACCAAGACCGAGGCGGAGCAGATCCAAGACCAGATGAAAGTagagagggaaattgaaatttcagctttgaagGAGACAATAGCCATCAATGAGAACAgctgggaggaagaaaagatggcgtTGATCAAAGAGAGAGACTTCATTGCATCGAAGCTGAACATCACCCAGAAGAGCTTGGACGACCTGGTGGAGAACTTCGACATCGTAAAAACCAGCGAGAAgcagatgcagaacaaacatgaagcGGTGGCAAAAAcgttaaaaaagacagaagaccaAGTCCTGCTCTTGGAGGAACAGCTACGTAAAACCAAGACCGAGGCGGAGGAACAGCTCCGTAAAACAAAGACCGAGGCAGAGCAGATCCAAGACCAGATGAAAGTagagagggaaattgaaatttcagctttgaagGAGACAATAGCCATCAATGAGAACagctgggagaaagaaaagatggcgTTCATCAAAGAGAGCGACTTCATTGCATCGAAGCTGAACATCACCCAGAAGAGCTTGGACGACCTGATGGAGAACTTCGACATCGTAAAAACCAGCGAGAAgcagatgcagaacaaacatgaagcGGTGGCAAAAAcgttaaaaaagacagaagaccaagtcctgctcttggaggaacagctcTGTAAAACCAAGACCGAGGCGGAGCAGATCCAAGACCAGATGAAAGTagagagggaaattgaaatttcagctttgaagGAGACAATAGCCATCCAAGAGAACAactgggaggaagaaaagatggcgtTGATCAAAGAGAGATACTTCATTTCATCAAAGCTGAACATCACCCAGAAGAGCTTGGACGACCTGATGGAGAACTTCGACATCGTAAAAACCAGCGAGAAgcagatgcagaacaaacatgaagcGGTGGCAAAAAcgttaaaaaagacagaagaccaagtcctgctcttggaggaacagctcCGTAAAACCAAGACCGAGGCGGAGGAACAGCTCCGTAAAACAAAGACCGAGGCGGAGCAGATCCAAGACCAGATGAAAGTagagagggaaattgaaatttcagctttgaagGAGACAATAGCCATCAAAGAGAACAactgggaggaagaaaagatggcgtTGATCAAAGAGAGATACTTCATTTCATCAAAGCTGAACATCACCCAGAAGAGCTTGGACGACCTGATGGAGAACTTCGACATCGCGAAAGCCAGCGAGAAgcagatgcagaacaaacatgaagcGGTGGCAAAAAcgttaaaaaagacagaagaccaagtcctgctcttggaggaacagctcCGTAAAACCAAGACCGAGGCGGAGGAACAGCTCCGTAAAACAAAGACCGAGGCGGAGCAGATCCAAGACCAGATGAAAGTagagagggaaattgaaatttcagctttgaagGAGACAATAGCCATCAAAGAGAACAactgggaggaagaaaagatggcgtTGATCAAAGAGAGATACTTCATTTCATCAAAGCTGAACATCACCCAGAAGAGCTTGGACGACCTGATGGAGAACTTCGACATCGCGAAAGCcagagagaagcagatgcagaacaaacatgaagcggtggcaaaaatgttaaagcagacagaagaccaagtcctgctcttggaggaacagctcCGTAAAACCAAGACCGAGGCGGAGCAGATCCAAGACCAGATGAAAGTagagagggaaattgaaatttcagctttgaagGAGACAATAGCCATCAATGAGAACAgctgggaggaagaaaagatggcgtTGATCAAAGAGAGAGACTTCATTGCATCGAAGCTGAACATCACCCAGAAGAGCTTGGACGACCTGGTGGAGAACTTCGACATCGTAAAAACCAGCGAGAAgcagatgcagaacaaacatgaagcGGTGGCAAAAAcgttaaaaaagacagaagaccaagtcctgctcttggaggaacagctcCGTAAAACCAAGACCGAGGCGGAGCAGATCCAAGACCAGATGAAAGTagagagggaaattgaaatttcagctttgaaggagacaatagccatcaaagagaacagctgggaggaagaaaagatggcgtTGGCCAAGTGGAAAGACTTCATATTTTCAACACTGGACTACTTTATGAATTACATTGAGACCCTAAAAGCCAGAGAGAAGCGGCTCAACACAAATTTTGAAGTCGTCACCAAACAGCTGGAAGAGGAACATGAGCGATGCATCAAACTGGCTGAAGAACTCAGTGAAACAAGGATCGATGCAGAAGTGCAGCAGTACATCAAGGCAGACATGGAGGAGAGGTGGCTCGCCAAAGAGGAGGACTGGAAAAAAAGGACCAACGCAATGGAGGAACACATCTATCACCTCACTATGTTGAACATCAAGCTTCATAGGCTATAA